A portion of the Colius striatus isolate bColStr4 chromosome 1, bColStr4.1.hap1, whole genome shotgun sequence genome contains these proteins:
- the SETDB2 gene encoding histone-lysine N-methyltransferase SETDB2 isoform X4, giving the protein MQLPQKMEEKRSDFKTFWKQLGGRRVDVIFEQVQNVLLLLKQKIKNGTATNQECWQAWALVNEANLGDLLTLTKVSDVFEGDGIQETKPKLQRLPTDDNTANSAEGSHSSKNKETEKTSSETKEASSKIQDLPLNLQYQNHKCSSACLANRTAGSVYKGENPLKIPILFHFQRRHAKADCLSKSLDVNYKAPCGRSLRSFQDVQNYLFETECNFLFVDHFSFNTYVLLGRNTVNPEPLVFDFDISNGAESVPVSFCNDLDRARLPYFKYRRASWPRGYYLNNLSSMFVDSCDCTDGCIDRSKCACLQLTARGCSRISLSPGRKTSYGYSYKRLEGPVPSGIYECSVLCRCDKMMCQNRVVQHGIQVRLQVFNTEKKGWGVRCLDDIDKGTFVCTYSGRLMSRAEVQVLGDASQEQNEKSDGSQGYFSKKRKLDTDSSDSGIELVQCGKNDVLEKQESSSQTVDNENKSTLVHPRNLSIAATRRPGTRTVVFHNHHLEMEIDTLVHSATSDEDNSSQIHQSSKTKLTSGTKKGKEKSTQQQKKEHPMKTGQNESADMDRSECKRKSLSLQGADRGQSGVLDDMFIVRPSKNVPLKADCKEENHRQSKQGSVCEEADGDRMLLKNANEENIYVLDATKEGNVGRFLNHSCCPNLFAQSVFVETHNRSFPWVAFFTNRHVKAGTELTWDYGYKAGSMPETEISCQCGVQKCRKKTL; this is encoded by the exons atgcagctGCCCcagaagatggaagagaaaagga GTGATTTCAAGACTTTTTGGAAACAATTGGGAGGTAGAAGAGTGGACGTTATATTTGAGCAGGTGCAAAATGTGCTGCTGTTGCTAAAGCAAAAGATCAAGAATGGAACTGCCACAAACCAAG AATGCTGGCAGGCTTGGGCACTGGTCAATGAAGCTAATCTAGGTGACCTCTTAACCTTGACAAAAG taagtgaTGTCTTTGAAGGAGATGGCATACAGGAAACCAAACCCAAATTGCAACGTCTTCCCACAGACGATAACACTGCAAACTCTGCAGAAGGTTCTCACAG TAGCAAAaacaaggagacagaaaaaacaagTTCAGAAACTAAAGAAGCATCTAGTAAAATTCAAGATTTACCTTTAAACCTGCAGTATCAGAACCACAAGTGCTCTAGTGCATGTCTTGCCAACAGAACAGCGGGCTCTGTCTACAAGGGTGAAAATCCTCTGAAGATACCAATCCTGTTTCACTTTCAGCGCCGACATGCAAAAGCAGACTGCCTTTCAAAATCCCTGGACGTCAACTACAAAGCTCCTTGTGGCCGAAGCCTGAGAAGCTTTCAGGACGTGCAAAACTATTTGTTTGAAACAGAGTGCAATTTCTTATTTGTCGATCACTTCTCCTTCAACACATACGTACTGTTGGGCAGGAACACCGTAAACCCCGAACCCCTCGTGTTTGATTTTGATATTAGCAATGGGGCCGAATCTGTGCCCGTTTCCTTCTGTAATGATCTGGACCGTGCCAGGTTACCTTATTTCAAATACCGGAGGGCGTCGTGGCCTCGTGGGTATTATCTCAACAATCTCTCCAGCATGTTTGTTGATTCATGTGACTGCACAGATGGCTGCATTGATAG gTCAAAATGTGCATGCCTACAGTTAACTGCAAGAGGCTGTAGTAGAATTTCTCTATCTCCAGGTAGAAAAACATCCTATGGATACAGTTACAAAAGACTGGAGGGACCTGTTCCTAGTGG AATTTATGAGTGTAGTGTGTTGTGCAGGTGTGACAAGATGATGTGTCAGAACAGAGTTGTACAACATGGCATTCAAGTCAGGTTGCAAGTCTTCAACACGGAGAAGAAAGGCTGGGGCGTCCGCTGCCTGGATGATATCGACAAAGGGACATTTGTTTGTACTTACTCAG GCAGATTGATGAGCAGAGCTGAAGTTCAAGTATTGGGAGATGCTAGTCAAGAGCAGAATGAGAAGAGTGACGGAAGCcagggatatttttcaaaaaaaagaaaacttgacaCTGATTCTTCAGACTCTGGAATTGAACTAGTGCAGTGTGGCAAAAATGATGTTCTTGAGAAGCAGGAATCTTCATCTCAGACTGTggataatgaaaataaatcaacCCT GGTTCATCCAAGGAATTTAAGTATTGCAGCTACAAGAAGGCCTGGAACTAGAACAGTTGTTTTTCATAATCACCATCTGGAAATG GAAATTGATACACTGGTGCACAGTGCCACCTCAGATGAAGATAATAGTTCTCAGATTCATCAgtcaagcaaaacaaaactaaccAGTGggacaaagaaaggaaaagaaa AATCCactcagcagcagaagaaagaacaTCCAATGAAAACTGGACAGAATGAGTCTGCTGACATGGACAGGTcagaatgcaaaagaaagagtCTGTCTCTGCAGGGTGCTGATCGTGGCCAGTCAGGTGTGCTGGATGACATGTTTATTGTGAGGCCGTCCAAAAATGTACCACTAAAAGCTGactgcaaagaggaaaatcacagACAGTCAAAACAAGGCTCAGTTTGTGAGGAAGCTGATGGTGACAGGATGCTTCTGAAGAATGctaatgaagaaaatatttatgtacTGGATGcaacaaaagaaggaaatgtgGGTCGTTTTCTTAAC cacagctgctgcccaaATCTATTTGCTCAGAGCGTATTTGTAGAGACTCACAACAGAAGCTTCCCATGGGTGGCATTCTTCACAAACAG GCATGTGAAAGCTGGAACTGAACTCACGTGGGATTATGGTTACAAAGCTGGAAGCATGCCAGAGACAGAGATTTCCTGTCAGTGTGGAGTTCAGAAGTGCAGGAAGAAAACCTTGTAG
- the SETDB2 gene encoding histone-lysine N-methyltransferase SETDB2 isoform X2 translates to MQLPQKMEEKRTCLHRRGVRALWSSLWPSSGLSPTAPCPSYVGGPRAGCSISGDFKTFWKQLGGRRVDVIFEQVQNVLLLLKQKIKNGTATNQECWQAWALVNEANLGDLLTLTKVSDVFEGDGIQETKPKLQRLPTDDNTANSAEGSHSKNKETEKTSSETKEASSKIQDLPLNLQYQNHKCSSACLANRTAGSVYKGENPLKIPILFHFQRRHAKADCLSKSLDVNYKAPCGRSLRSFQDVQNYLFETECNFLFVDHFSFNTYVLLGRNTVNPEPLVFDFDISNGAESVPVSFCNDLDRARLPYFKYRRASWPRGYYLNNLSSMFVDSCDCTDGCIDRSKCACLQLTARGCSRISLSPGRKTSYGYSYKRLEGPVPSGIYECSVLCRCDKMMCQNRVVQHGIQVRLQVFNTEKKGWGVRCLDDIDKGTFVCTYSGRLMSRAEVQVLGDASQEQNEKSDGSQGYFSKKRKLDTDSSDSGIELVQCGKNDVLEKQESSSQTVDNENKSTLVHPRNLSIAATRRPGTRTVVFHNHHLEMEIDTLVHSATSDEDNSSQIHQSSKTKLTSGTKKGKEKSTQQQKKEHPMKTGQNESADMDRSECKRKSLSLQGADRGQSGVLDDMFIVRPSKNVPLKADCKEENHRQSKQGSVCEEADGDRMLLKNANEENIYVLDATKEGNVGRFLNHSCCPNLFAQSVFVETHNRSFPWVAFFTNRHVKAGTELTWDYGYKAGSMPETEISCQCGVQKCRKKTL, encoded by the exons atgcagctGCCCcagaagatggaagagaaaagga cctgtcttcataggagaggtgttcGAGCCCTCTggtcatctctgtggccctcaTCTGGACTTTCTCCAACAGCCccatgtccttcttatgttggaggccccagagctggatgcagtatttcag GTGATTTCAAGACTTTTTGGAAACAATTGGGAGGTAGAAGAGTGGACGTTATATTTGAGCAGGTGCAAAATGTGCTGCTGTTGCTAAAGCAAAAGATCAAGAATGGAACTGCCACAAACCAAG AATGCTGGCAGGCTTGGGCACTGGTCAATGAAGCTAATCTAGGTGACCTCTTAACCTTGACAAAAG taagtgaTGTCTTTGAAGGAGATGGCATACAGGAAACCAAACCCAAATTGCAACGTCTTCCCACAGACGATAACACTGCAAACTCTGCAGAAGGTTCTCACAG CAAAaacaaggagacagaaaaaacaagTTCAGAAACTAAAGAAGCATCTAGTAAAATTCAAGATTTACCTTTAAACCTGCAGTATCAGAACCACAAGTGCTCTAGTGCATGTCTTGCCAACAGAACAGCGGGCTCTGTCTACAAGGGTGAAAATCCTCTGAAGATACCAATCCTGTTTCACTTTCAGCGCCGACATGCAAAAGCAGACTGCCTTTCAAAATCCCTGGACGTCAACTACAAAGCTCCTTGTGGCCGAAGCCTGAGAAGCTTTCAGGACGTGCAAAACTATTTGTTTGAAACAGAGTGCAATTTCTTATTTGTCGATCACTTCTCCTTCAACACATACGTACTGTTGGGCAGGAACACCGTAAACCCCGAACCCCTCGTGTTTGATTTTGATATTAGCAATGGGGCCGAATCTGTGCCCGTTTCCTTCTGTAATGATCTGGACCGTGCCAGGTTACCTTATTTCAAATACCGGAGGGCGTCGTGGCCTCGTGGGTATTATCTCAACAATCTCTCCAGCATGTTTGTTGATTCATGTGACTGCACAGATGGCTGCATTGATAG gTCAAAATGTGCATGCCTACAGTTAACTGCAAGAGGCTGTAGTAGAATTTCTCTATCTCCAGGTAGAAAAACATCCTATGGATACAGTTACAAAAGACTGGAGGGACCTGTTCCTAGTGG AATTTATGAGTGTAGTGTGTTGTGCAGGTGTGACAAGATGATGTGTCAGAACAGAGTTGTACAACATGGCATTCAAGTCAGGTTGCAAGTCTTCAACACGGAGAAGAAAGGCTGGGGCGTCCGCTGCCTGGATGATATCGACAAAGGGACATTTGTTTGTACTTACTCAG GCAGATTGATGAGCAGAGCTGAAGTTCAAGTATTGGGAGATGCTAGTCAAGAGCAGAATGAGAAGAGTGACGGAAGCcagggatatttttcaaaaaaaagaaaacttgacaCTGATTCTTCAGACTCTGGAATTGAACTAGTGCAGTGTGGCAAAAATGATGTTCTTGAGAAGCAGGAATCTTCATCTCAGACTGTggataatgaaaataaatcaacCCT GGTTCATCCAAGGAATTTAAGTATTGCAGCTACAAGAAGGCCTGGAACTAGAACAGTTGTTTTTCATAATCACCATCTGGAAATG GAAATTGATACACTGGTGCACAGTGCCACCTCAGATGAAGATAATAGTTCTCAGATTCATCAgtcaagcaaaacaaaactaaccAGTGggacaaagaaaggaaaagaaa AATCCactcagcagcagaagaaagaacaTCCAATGAAAACTGGACAGAATGAGTCTGCTGACATGGACAGGTcagaatgcaaaagaaagagtCTGTCTCTGCAGGGTGCTGATCGTGGCCAGTCAGGTGTGCTGGATGACATGTTTATTGTGAGGCCGTCCAAAAATGTACCACTAAAAGCTGactgcaaagaggaaaatcacagACAGTCAAAACAAGGCTCAGTTTGTGAGGAAGCTGATGGTGACAGGATGCTTCTGAAGAATGctaatgaagaaaatatttatgtacTGGATGcaacaaaagaaggaaatgtgGGTCGTTTTCTTAAC cacagctgctgcccaaATCTATTTGCTCAGAGCGTATTTGTAGAGACTCACAACAGAAGCTTCCCATGGGTGGCATTCTTCACAAACAG GCATGTGAAAGCTGGAACTGAACTCACGTGGGATTATGGTTACAAAGCTGGAAGCATGCCAGAGACAGAGATTTCCTGTCAGTGTGGAGTTCAGAAGTGCAGGAAGAAAACCTTGTAG
- the SETDB2 gene encoding histone-lysine N-methyltransferase SETDB2 isoform X1, which yields MQLPQKMEEKRTCLHRRGVRALWSSLWPSSGLSPTAPCPSYVGGPRAGCSISGDFKTFWKQLGGRRVDVIFEQVQNVLLLLKQKIKNGTATNQECWQAWALVNEANLGDLLTLTKVSDVFEGDGIQETKPKLQRLPTDDNTANSAEGSHSSKNKETEKTSSETKEASSKIQDLPLNLQYQNHKCSSACLANRTAGSVYKGENPLKIPILFHFQRRHAKADCLSKSLDVNYKAPCGRSLRSFQDVQNYLFETECNFLFVDHFSFNTYVLLGRNTVNPEPLVFDFDISNGAESVPVSFCNDLDRARLPYFKYRRASWPRGYYLNNLSSMFVDSCDCTDGCIDRSKCACLQLTARGCSRISLSPGRKTSYGYSYKRLEGPVPSGIYECSVLCRCDKMMCQNRVVQHGIQVRLQVFNTEKKGWGVRCLDDIDKGTFVCTYSGRLMSRAEVQVLGDASQEQNEKSDGSQGYFSKKRKLDTDSSDSGIELVQCGKNDVLEKQESSSQTVDNENKSTLVHPRNLSIAATRRPGTRTVVFHNHHLEMEIDTLVHSATSDEDNSSQIHQSSKTKLTSGTKKGKEKSTQQQKKEHPMKTGQNESADMDRSECKRKSLSLQGADRGQSGVLDDMFIVRPSKNVPLKADCKEENHRQSKQGSVCEEADGDRMLLKNANEENIYVLDATKEGNVGRFLNHSCCPNLFAQSVFVETHNRSFPWVAFFTNRHVKAGTELTWDYGYKAGSMPETEISCQCGVQKCRKKTL from the exons atgcagctGCCCcagaagatggaagagaaaagga cctgtcttcataggagaggtgttcGAGCCCTCTggtcatctctgtggccctcaTCTGGACTTTCTCCAACAGCCccatgtccttcttatgttggaggccccagagctggatgcagtatttcag GTGATTTCAAGACTTTTTGGAAACAATTGGGAGGTAGAAGAGTGGACGTTATATTTGAGCAGGTGCAAAATGTGCTGCTGTTGCTAAAGCAAAAGATCAAGAATGGAACTGCCACAAACCAAG AATGCTGGCAGGCTTGGGCACTGGTCAATGAAGCTAATCTAGGTGACCTCTTAACCTTGACAAAAG taagtgaTGTCTTTGAAGGAGATGGCATACAGGAAACCAAACCCAAATTGCAACGTCTTCCCACAGACGATAACACTGCAAACTCTGCAGAAGGTTCTCACAG TAGCAAAaacaaggagacagaaaaaacaagTTCAGAAACTAAAGAAGCATCTAGTAAAATTCAAGATTTACCTTTAAACCTGCAGTATCAGAACCACAAGTGCTCTAGTGCATGTCTTGCCAACAGAACAGCGGGCTCTGTCTACAAGGGTGAAAATCCTCTGAAGATACCAATCCTGTTTCACTTTCAGCGCCGACATGCAAAAGCAGACTGCCTTTCAAAATCCCTGGACGTCAACTACAAAGCTCCTTGTGGCCGAAGCCTGAGAAGCTTTCAGGACGTGCAAAACTATTTGTTTGAAACAGAGTGCAATTTCTTATTTGTCGATCACTTCTCCTTCAACACATACGTACTGTTGGGCAGGAACACCGTAAACCCCGAACCCCTCGTGTTTGATTTTGATATTAGCAATGGGGCCGAATCTGTGCCCGTTTCCTTCTGTAATGATCTGGACCGTGCCAGGTTACCTTATTTCAAATACCGGAGGGCGTCGTGGCCTCGTGGGTATTATCTCAACAATCTCTCCAGCATGTTTGTTGATTCATGTGACTGCACAGATGGCTGCATTGATAG gTCAAAATGTGCATGCCTACAGTTAACTGCAAGAGGCTGTAGTAGAATTTCTCTATCTCCAGGTAGAAAAACATCCTATGGATACAGTTACAAAAGACTGGAGGGACCTGTTCCTAGTGG AATTTATGAGTGTAGTGTGTTGTGCAGGTGTGACAAGATGATGTGTCAGAACAGAGTTGTACAACATGGCATTCAAGTCAGGTTGCAAGTCTTCAACACGGAGAAGAAAGGCTGGGGCGTCCGCTGCCTGGATGATATCGACAAAGGGACATTTGTTTGTACTTACTCAG GCAGATTGATGAGCAGAGCTGAAGTTCAAGTATTGGGAGATGCTAGTCAAGAGCAGAATGAGAAGAGTGACGGAAGCcagggatatttttcaaaaaaaagaaaacttgacaCTGATTCTTCAGACTCTGGAATTGAACTAGTGCAGTGTGGCAAAAATGATGTTCTTGAGAAGCAGGAATCTTCATCTCAGACTGTggataatgaaaataaatcaacCCT GGTTCATCCAAGGAATTTAAGTATTGCAGCTACAAGAAGGCCTGGAACTAGAACAGTTGTTTTTCATAATCACCATCTGGAAATG GAAATTGATACACTGGTGCACAGTGCCACCTCAGATGAAGATAATAGTTCTCAGATTCATCAgtcaagcaaaacaaaactaaccAGTGggacaaagaaaggaaaagaaa AATCCactcagcagcagaagaaagaacaTCCAATGAAAACTGGACAGAATGAGTCTGCTGACATGGACAGGTcagaatgcaaaagaaagagtCTGTCTCTGCAGGGTGCTGATCGTGGCCAGTCAGGTGTGCTGGATGACATGTTTATTGTGAGGCCGTCCAAAAATGTACCACTAAAAGCTGactgcaaagaggaaaatcacagACAGTCAAAACAAGGCTCAGTTTGTGAGGAAGCTGATGGTGACAGGATGCTTCTGAAGAATGctaatgaagaaaatatttatgtacTGGATGcaacaaaagaaggaaatgtgGGTCGTTTTCTTAAC cacagctgctgcccaaATCTATTTGCTCAGAGCGTATTTGTAGAGACTCACAACAGAAGCTTCCCATGGGTGGCATTCTTCACAAACAG GCATGTGAAAGCTGGAACTGAACTCACGTGGGATTATGGTTACAAAGCTGGAAGCATGCCAGAGACAGAGATTTCCTGTCAGTGTGGAGTTCAGAAGTGCAGGAAGAAAACCTTGTAG
- the SETDB2 gene encoding histone-lysine N-methyltransferase SETDB2 isoform X3 produces MQLPQKMEEKRTCLHRRGVRALWSSLWPSSGLSPTAPCPSYVGGPRAGCSISGDFKTFWKQLGGRRVDVIFEQVQNVLLLLKQKIKNGTATNQECWQAWALVNEANLGDLLTLTKVSDVFEGDGIQETKPKLQRLPTDDNTANSAEGSHSSKNKETEKTSSETKEASSKIQDLPLNLQYQNHKCSSACLANRTAGSVYKGENPLKIPILFHFQRRHAKADCLSKSLDVNYKAPCGRSLRSFQDVQNYLFETECNFLFVDHFSFNTYVLLGRNTVNPEPLVFDFDISNGAESVPVSFCNDLDRARLPYFKYRRASWPRGYYLNNLSSMFVDSCDCTDGCIDRSKCACLQLTARGCSRISLSPGRKTSYGYSYKRLEGPVPSGCDKMMCQNRVVQHGIQVRLQVFNTEKKGWGVRCLDDIDKGTFVCTYSGRLMSRAEVQVLGDASQEQNEKSDGSQGYFSKKRKLDTDSSDSGIELVQCGKNDVLEKQESSSQTVDNENKSTLVHPRNLSIAATRRPGTRTVVFHNHHLEMEIDTLVHSATSDEDNSSQIHQSSKTKLTSGTKKGKEKSTQQQKKEHPMKTGQNESADMDRSECKRKSLSLQGADRGQSGVLDDMFIVRPSKNVPLKADCKEENHRQSKQGSVCEEADGDRMLLKNANEENIYVLDATKEGNVGRFLNHSCCPNLFAQSVFVETHNRSFPWVAFFTNRHVKAGTELTWDYGYKAGSMPETEISCQCGVQKCRKKTL; encoded by the exons atgcagctGCCCcagaagatggaagagaaaagga cctgtcttcataggagaggtgttcGAGCCCTCTggtcatctctgtggccctcaTCTGGACTTTCTCCAACAGCCccatgtccttcttatgttggaggccccagagctggatgcagtatttcag GTGATTTCAAGACTTTTTGGAAACAATTGGGAGGTAGAAGAGTGGACGTTATATTTGAGCAGGTGCAAAATGTGCTGCTGTTGCTAAAGCAAAAGATCAAGAATGGAACTGCCACAAACCAAG AATGCTGGCAGGCTTGGGCACTGGTCAATGAAGCTAATCTAGGTGACCTCTTAACCTTGACAAAAG taagtgaTGTCTTTGAAGGAGATGGCATACAGGAAACCAAACCCAAATTGCAACGTCTTCCCACAGACGATAACACTGCAAACTCTGCAGAAGGTTCTCACAG TAGCAAAaacaaggagacagaaaaaacaagTTCAGAAACTAAAGAAGCATCTAGTAAAATTCAAGATTTACCTTTAAACCTGCAGTATCAGAACCACAAGTGCTCTAGTGCATGTCTTGCCAACAGAACAGCGGGCTCTGTCTACAAGGGTGAAAATCCTCTGAAGATACCAATCCTGTTTCACTTTCAGCGCCGACATGCAAAAGCAGACTGCCTTTCAAAATCCCTGGACGTCAACTACAAAGCTCCTTGTGGCCGAAGCCTGAGAAGCTTTCAGGACGTGCAAAACTATTTGTTTGAAACAGAGTGCAATTTCTTATTTGTCGATCACTTCTCCTTCAACACATACGTACTGTTGGGCAGGAACACCGTAAACCCCGAACCCCTCGTGTTTGATTTTGATATTAGCAATGGGGCCGAATCTGTGCCCGTTTCCTTCTGTAATGATCTGGACCGTGCCAGGTTACCTTATTTCAAATACCGGAGGGCGTCGTGGCCTCGTGGGTATTATCTCAACAATCTCTCCAGCATGTTTGTTGATTCATGTGACTGCACAGATGGCTGCATTGATAG gTCAAAATGTGCATGCCTACAGTTAACTGCAAGAGGCTGTAGTAGAATTTCTCTATCTCCAGGTAGAAAAACATCCTATGGATACAGTTACAAAAGACTGGAGGGACCTGTTCCTAGTGG GTGTGACAAGATGATGTGTCAGAACAGAGTTGTACAACATGGCATTCAAGTCAGGTTGCAAGTCTTCAACACGGAGAAGAAAGGCTGGGGCGTCCGCTGCCTGGATGATATCGACAAAGGGACATTTGTTTGTACTTACTCAG GCAGATTGATGAGCAGAGCTGAAGTTCAAGTATTGGGAGATGCTAGTCAAGAGCAGAATGAGAAGAGTGACGGAAGCcagggatatttttcaaaaaaaagaaaacttgacaCTGATTCTTCAGACTCTGGAATTGAACTAGTGCAGTGTGGCAAAAATGATGTTCTTGAGAAGCAGGAATCTTCATCTCAGACTGTggataatgaaaataaatcaacCCT GGTTCATCCAAGGAATTTAAGTATTGCAGCTACAAGAAGGCCTGGAACTAGAACAGTTGTTTTTCATAATCACCATCTGGAAATG GAAATTGATACACTGGTGCACAGTGCCACCTCAGATGAAGATAATAGTTCTCAGATTCATCAgtcaagcaaaacaaaactaaccAGTGggacaaagaaaggaaaagaaa AATCCactcagcagcagaagaaagaacaTCCAATGAAAACTGGACAGAATGAGTCTGCTGACATGGACAGGTcagaatgcaaaagaaagagtCTGTCTCTGCAGGGTGCTGATCGTGGCCAGTCAGGTGTGCTGGATGACATGTTTATTGTGAGGCCGTCCAAAAATGTACCACTAAAAGCTGactgcaaagaggaaaatcacagACAGTCAAAACAAGGCTCAGTTTGTGAGGAAGCTGATGGTGACAGGATGCTTCTGAAGAATGctaatgaagaaaatatttatgtacTGGATGcaacaaaagaaggaaatgtgGGTCGTTTTCTTAAC cacagctgctgcccaaATCTATTTGCTCAGAGCGTATTTGTAGAGACTCACAACAGAAGCTTCCCATGGGTGGCATTCTTCACAAACAG GCATGTGAAAGCTGGAACTGAACTCACGTGGGATTATGGTTACAAAGCTGGAAGCATGCCAGAGACAGAGATTTCCTGTCAGTGTGGAGTTCAGAAGTGCAGGAAGAAAACCTTGTAG